A genome region from Colwellia sp. Arc7-D includes the following:
- the efp gene encoding elongation factor P, with amino-acid sequence MANFSTNQFKAGLKLMIDGEPCNIIDNEIVKPGKGQAFNRIKIRKLISGKVLEKTYKSGESVEGADVMDSELGYLYADGEFWHFMNNETFEQIAADEKAVGDVAKWLAEGDVCTITFWDGNPISVDPPNFVELEITETDPGLKGDTAGTGGKPATLVTGAVVRVPLFVQIGDVVKVDTRSGDYVSRASK; translated from the coding sequence ATGGCTAATTTTAGCACTAACCAGTTCAAAGCTGGACTTAAATTAATGATTGATGGTGAACCTTGTAACATTATCGATAATGAAATCGTAAAACCAGGTAAAGGGCAAGCATTCAACCGCATTAAAATTCGTAAGTTAATATCTGGCAAGGTATTAGAGAAAACTTATAAATCTGGTGAGAGTGTTGAAGGCGCTGATGTTATGGATTCAGAGCTAGGCTATTTATATGCTGATGGTGAGTTCTGGCATTTTATGAATAATGAAACATTTGAGCAAATTGCTGCTGATGAAAAAGCAGTTGGCGATGTGGCAAAATGGTTAGCAGAAGGTGATGTATGTACTATTACTTTTTGGGATGGCAATCCAATTTCAGTTGATCCACCAAACTTTGTTGAATTAGAAATTACTGAAACTGATCCTGGCCTTAAAGGCGATACAGCAGGTACTGGCGGCAAACCAGCAACATTGGTTACAGGTGCGGTAGTGCGTGTACCATTATTTGTGCAAATAGGTGATGTGGTGAAAGTTGATACGCGTTCGGGTGATTATGTATCACGTGCAAGTAAATAA
- a CDS encoding DUF4389 domain-containing protein — MRADLENELFGEDKATNNSWKNPGIWQRGLAMLCFGFISGFIRLFITLIAIVQFITLLFSQKPNSQLVRFGQSLNSYTYQINQFLTINSESYPFPFSDWPDGRTSQVPPAEQV; from the coding sequence ATGAGAGCAGATCTAGAAAACGAATTATTTGGCGAAGATAAAGCCACGAACAACTCATGGAAAAATCCAGGTATTTGGCAACGCGGTTTAGCCATGTTGTGCTTTGGCTTTATTAGCGGTTTTATTCGACTTTTTATTACCCTTATCGCTATTGTACAATTTATCACGCTGTTATTTAGCCAAAAGCCTAACAGTCAGTTAGTAAGGTTTGGGCAAAGCTTAAACAGTTATACTTACCAAATTAATCAATTTTTAACGATTAACTCAGAGTCTTACCCATTCCCATTCTCAGATTGGCCTGACGGGCGCACCTCACAAGTGCCTCCTGCAGAACAGGTATAA